One Intestinimonas butyriciproducens genomic window, CCATACAACGGACATTGTGGCATCCCCCCACCAGCAGGCCCCGGACGATCTGCAGCCGCAGTGGGTGGGAAAGGGCCTTGAGCAACTCGGTCTTTTCCTCATAGAGCTCCTTGCTCTCTTCCATTGGCCTCACCTTCATTCGATCGTTCTAATATTAGTATATTCAAATATTTTTATTTGTCAAGTCACTCTTAAAAATATTTCTTGACAAACCGGTCCTGCCGCTCTATGATGTATCTCGTTTGATTTTCAAATTATTTGATATTCAAAGGAGAGTGCACATATGAAGGAAACTCTGCCCCAAGCCCCACACAAGCCGCGCAGGCTCCTCCCCAAGCTCCTGTTCGCCCTCGCCGCCGTGCTGGCCGCGCTGATACTGGCCGTCCTGCTGCTGTCCCAGCGGGAACTGAGGACCCTGGGTACGCTGGAGCGGGTGGGGGACACCTCGCTTTTTATCATGGAGTACATCGGGGATTACGGCTTTGACGACTTTCTGGAGACAGGGGCCTCCAGCGACCCGGAGCTCATCCGCTTCATCGCTGGAAAGCTCTTGAAGGGACTGCCCATGGAGTTCGATCTGCCCGATCTGGGCTGCTCTACCTTTGCCGCCCACACCCCGGAAGGAGATGCCGTCTTCGGAAGGAATTTTGATATGTATTACTCCCCTGCGCTTTTTGTCAAAACCGCGCCGTCCAACGGCTACCGCTCCATCTCCATGGTCAATCTGGCCTATATCGGTTTTGGTGAGGACAAGCTGCCCACCGGCCTTCTGGACAGCTTTTTCTGTCTGGCCGCCCCCTATGTGCCCCTGGACGGCGTCAATGAAAAGGGCGTGGCCGTGGGCGTTCTCCTCATCGACACCGAGCCTACGAACCAACAGACGGAAAAAGTGGACATCACCACCACCACAGCCATCCGTATGATCCTTGATCAGGCTGCCACTGTGGAGGAAGCGCTGACGCTGCTGGGCGAATACGATATGCACGCCTCCGCCAACTCCTGCTACCACTTTCAGATCGCCGATGCCTCCGGGCGCGCGGTAGTGGTGGAATACATCGGAGACACGATGAACGTGGTGGAGAGCCCCCGGGCCACCAACTTCCTTCTGACTCCCGGCGATTGGGATTTCGGCACCGGGCAGGACCGCTTTGAGACCCTGACGGCCGCCATGGAGGCGGCGGAGGGCATTCTGACCGAAGAGGAGGCCATGGACCTGCTGGAGGCCGTCAGCCAGCAGCCACAGCCGGAAAAGCGCAGCTCCACCCAGTGGTCCTGTGTTTATAACCAAAGCAGAGGCACCGTCTTCATCGCGATGGGGATGGATTATGACCACCTGTACCAGTTCAGTATCTGGGACTGACAGATTTTCCCCCCAGTGCGCCGCAGTTTTTCCTGCGGCGCATTTTTTGTGCTTGTCTGTGTCGAATTTTATATGATAAGATAATTTCAGCCCTTCTCCCTATGGGCGCAGCGGGCCGTGCTCGCCGCACGGTCCGCGCTTCTCTCCTCCGCGCACACAACACCAATGGAATAAGAAGGTGCCGCCTCCATGAAAAAGACCGCCGCTCTCCTTCTAACGCTGCTGCTCTCTCTCCCGCTCTCCATCTCTGCCCTGGCCGCAGATTATCCCGACTTGGATGAGTCCCACTGGGCCTATGACGCGCTGATACGCGCCTGTGAGCTGGGGATCCTCGGTGGGATGCCGGATGGCACTGTGCAGCCCTCCGGGACGCTCACCTGGGGACAATACCTGGCCATGCTGGGCCGTGCCTTCTATCCGACTGTCTGCGACGCCCACAGCGGGGCGGACAGCCATTGGGCCATGCCTTATTATCTGGCCGCCTGTGAGGCTGGCGTGCTCCAGGCCGATGACTTTCTCCCCGTGGCCTCCGACAAACTGGACATGCCGCTCCTGCGCCGGGATGCGGCGGTGCTGCTCTCCCGTCTGCTGCCGCAGGAGCCCGCTTCCCCCAGCACGGGTTCCGCCTTTGCCGATTGGGAGACGCTCCCGGTCTGCTACCGGGAAGCCGTCTCCGCAGTCTCTGCCTGTGGGCTGATCAGCGGAATGCCGGACGGCAGCTTTCAGGGAGAAGCCCCCCTGCTCCGTGCCGACGGCGCGGTGCTTCTGCTGCGGCTGAGCGATCTGCGCGGTGGGGTGCCCTCCGCCCCAATCCCGGAGCGCGAGGCGCCGGCCGCCGACCTGCCGGCCTCCCTTCCCGGCGAACAGTCCCCGTCGGAAGACCCGGACTGGCGGGTCCAGGGAGAAAATCAGGCCAAGTACCTGCGTCTCTTCGGCAGCGCCGACCAACGGCGCTTCACCACCAAGTCCGAGGCAGACGCCCGGATGAAAGAGGTGACGGTCCCCGTATGGCACCTGGACCCATCTACCGGAGAAAGGGCATCCTCCACCTGTACCTTTACCATCCATGAAGCTCTTGCAGACGATATGACGGCCATCTTCACCGCCATCTATGAGGACCCGGAGCAGTTTCCCATCAAAAATATCGGTGGTTACCGCTGGACAGACGCCGCCAAGGGGGAGCATAACTGCGGCACCGCCGTGGATATCAACTGGGAAGAGAATTACCAGATCTATGACAGTGGACAGGTCGGCGCCGGTTCTCACTGGCTGCCCGGCGAGGATCCCTTTTCCATTCCCGCCGACGGCAGTGTGGTGCGTATTTTTGCCCAATACGGCTATAGCTGGGGCGGTACCGCCTGGGCAGGGAGCAGAGACTATATGCACTTCTCCTACATGGGGAAATAAAATATTAGAGCCACAATGTATCTAGGCTTTTTCTATATCTTTTTATGCCTTGTTTTCCCTTAAATTTCCCCTTACAGGCCCAAAACGTCTTTGATATACCCCTCCATCCGGGCGGCGCTCTCCTGCTTCATCTGTTCGGTGACGTGGCCGTACACATCCAGGGTGAAGGCCGCCGTTGCGTGGCCTAGATTCCCTTGGACGGTTTTAATATCATCGCCGGAGCGGATCGCGGCCACGGCGTAAGAGTGGCGCAGATCGTGGAAACGGGCGTCAGGACACCCAATTGAATCGGCAATATTCTTAAAT contains:
- a CDS encoding linear amide C-N hydrolase; protein product: MKETLPQAPHKPRRLLPKLLFALAAVLAALILAVLLLSQRELRTLGTLERVGDTSLFIMEYIGDYGFDDFLETGASSDPELIRFIAGKLLKGLPMEFDLPDLGCSTFAAHTPEGDAVFGRNFDMYYSPALFVKTAPSNGYRSISMVNLAYIGFGEDKLPTGLLDSFFCLAAPYVPLDGVNEKGVAVGVLLIDTEPTNQQTEKVDITTTTAIRMILDQAATVEEALTLLGEYDMHASANSCYHFQIADASGRAVVVEYIGDTMNVVESPRATNFLLTPGDWDFGTGQDRFETLTAAMEAAEGILTEEEAMDLLEAVSQQPQPEKRSSTQWSCVYNQSRGTVFIAMGMDYDHLYQFSIWD
- a CDS encoding S-layer homology domain-containing protein, yielding MKKTAALLLTLLLSLPLSISALAADYPDLDESHWAYDALIRACELGILGGMPDGTVQPSGTLTWGQYLAMLGRAFYPTVCDAHSGADSHWAMPYYLAACEAGVLQADDFLPVASDKLDMPLLRRDAAVLLSRLLPQEPASPSTGSAFADWETLPVCYREAVSAVSACGLISGMPDGSFQGEAPLLRADGAVLLLRLSDLRGGVPSAPIPEREAPAADLPASLPGEQSPSEDPDWRVQGENQAKYLRLFGSADQRRFTTKSEADARMKEVTVPVWHLDPSTGERASSTCTFTIHEALADDMTAIFTAIYEDPEQFPIKNIGGYRWTDAAKGEHNCGTAVDINWEENYQIYDSGQVGAGSHWLPGEDPFSIPADGSVVRIFAQYGYSWGGTAWAGSRDYMHFSYMGK